The Octopus sinensis linkage group LG22, ASM634580v1, whole genome shotgun sequence nucleotide sequence TGGCAACAGGTAAGCATCCATGACAGCAGCAGCTGCAAAAAAGTTCTCCCTTATAAAACTCCATCAGACACATGTAAGCCCAGAAATGTAAGTATCAAAACGATGCTGATTCTTGTCCTTCTTCATTCATATTGTCTACTTTacttattccttttcttttcttttttctttgcagtTTGATGATGGATGTCATTCAGAAAATGGAACAAGATGTCAGAGAGAACAATGATACTgtaccaagattcaaccaaactTTATCGGTCAAAGATTTCCAAGACATTCTATCAGAGAATAACCACTGGATGGAACCGTCGACCGAAGTGTGTCTTATAGTGGCCTATTCTCTCGTTATGATATTTGGCATAGTTAGCAATTTCCTAGTTTGCTATGTCGTATATCGGAACAAACAACTATGGTACCCGCTCAACTTCCTCATTGTAAACTTGGCTGTATGTGATGTGTTCCTCAGTTTCAGCCTACCATTGACACTATCGAAGCTAATTCTTCAGTTCTGGATCTTCGGAAACATTATGTGTAAGATTACCTCGGCAGTACAGACTTTGGTAACGTTTGTGTCAACGTTTACGATCGTATCGATTGCTATCGAACGGTACCATATCATTGTGAACAATAAAAACAGAGGAAAGACCAACCAAGCAATTGTTGTTGGCAACATTTTGGTAATCTGGACGGCAGCGCTTTGTTTAAGCATCCCCATGTTTATATTCCATCGCGTCGACAAAAAGGAGATCATACCGACGCTGCTTGTCTACGAGATATGCATCGAGACGTGGTCATCGTATGTTGCTCGTGCCACTTTTACATCCTGTCTTGTACTGTTAC carries:
- the LOC118767512 gene encoding neuropeptide Y receptor type 5-like — protein: MMDVIQKMEQDVRENNDTVPRFNQTLSVKDFQDILSENNHWMEPSTEVCLIVAYSLVMIFGIVSNFLVCYVVYRNKQLWYPLNFLIVNLAVCDVFLSFSLPLTLSKLILQFWIFGNIMCKITSAVQTLVTFVSTFTIVSIAIERYHIIVNNKNRGKTNQAIVVGNILVIWTAALCLSIPMFIFHRVDKKEIIPTLLVYEICIETWSSYVARATFTSCLVLLQYLFPLILIIAMHYQIYNYLRQQILKSFIYDKRTIKIYKRNKRNLIILTTTTMTFAITWLPVTILNVLVDYDHRLFGGSNFNLTYSICLLIAISSVSINPIVYGLLNSKFRAALSDISPFTML